The Clostridia bacterium DNA segment GTTGAGTAGATGCAGCAAGCATAGCCATAAAGAAGCTCAATGCTCTCTGCTATACCTTCAGCATCATCTCCATGGTCCATGTCCAAAGTCAGCATGGACCGATGGATTACACACTCTTTTCTTCTCCTGCCATCTTTGAGCTTTCCAGCTACAAAACCACCTACGTCTTTTACATCGTCCTGTTGATACTTTTTCATTTTCAGGTACTCTTCCCTAGTTTCACTTGTGATTGTTGTTTGAGAGAGTCGATGTATGAACTCAACCCAGGACACTGTCTGTTCTTTCCAAAACTTGTCTTTACGACTATTGCCTGTCGAAATAGTGAATTTCATGGCGTCCTCCTTCTTTCTTGAATTTATTTAGTGCTTCCGTTACTTCTTGAAATGCAATTGGTTCTTTGGTTAATCTTTCTTGTAAAAAGCGCACTCGTAACCATCTGCATCTAGAGGTAATCCTTCAGACCACTTGGGACTCTCGCTCATGATGCTGCAAACTTCTTCTACGCTTGACTCGTCCATTGGCACTTCACAGATGACCTCATCATGCACGTGAGCTACGATAGCAAACCCTCTTTTATCTAGTCTGAGCATGGCTTCTGCCAATAAGTCTCTTGATGCAGCTTGCACAATATTCTCCACAATCTTTGGTCCGTAGGTTTCAATTCTCTCCCATTTCTTGGTGATACCAATACCTTCATAAGTGAGTCCTTCTCTTCCAAATTTGTTCAGCTTGAGTTTTGGCTTCACATACACTAAATCTCGCCTAGATGGAAGGGTTACAAAAAGCATGCCACTTTTATAGGTGAAGCAGATGCCGTGAGTGCTTGTCTTGGTTCGTTCCTTCACTGCGGTAATGGCTGCCTTATCTACATCCCACCAAAACTTAACAATCCTCGGGTTCGCTGTGCGCCAGTTATTGATAAGACCTTGCAGTTCATGCTCTTCCACACCCATCTCAAGTGCTCCCATGGCCTTCAACGCTCCGACTCCCCCGCCGTAACCACATGCTAATTCTGATATTTTCCCTTTTTGTCTCAGGGGGCTACCTTTCGTAATCTCATCAATGGGTACATGGAACATTTGTGCTGCTGAAGCTTCATAGATTTTCCCGTGGGACTGAAACACTTCAAGCCGCCATTTCTCTCCTGCAAGCCAAGATAACACTCTTGCTTCTATAGCTGAGAAGTCAGCTACGATGAACCGATGGCCTTCTTTGGGAATAAAAGCGGTCCTTATCAGTTCCGATAAGACACCCGGTGTATTGCCAAAGAGCATCTGCAGATCATCAAAACGTCCTTCTATCACTAGGTCTCTTGCCAATTTCAAATCCTTCAAATGGTTCTGAGGTAGGTTTTGAAACTGAATCAGTCTCCCAGAAAATCTACCAGTACGATTGGCCCCATAGAATTGAAAGAGTCCGTGAACTCTATCATCAGAGCACACTGCCCTTTCAATAGCCTCGTACTTTCTGACACTGGTCTTAGCCATAAGAAGTCTCAACTTTAACGCTTCTTCCACTTCACCATCAGTCTCATCTACCAGTTCTTTCACATTTTTCTTGGATAGACTTTC contains these protein-coding regions:
- a CDS encoding DNA polymerase, with translation MKILSIDIETFSDIDLRKSGVYRYTDSPNFDILLFAYSMDGGPVKLIDLASGEDMSKEITNDLLDPKVIKTAFNANFERVALMRYLTRKLSKEIYLNPSSWRCSEVQAAMLGLPLHLEGVAKVLKLDAQKMAEGKALIRYFCLPCKPTAANGGRNRNLPSDAPDKWELFKKYNIRDVEVELAIREKIKDYPIPKSEQALYELDQRINDLGIMADMALVDEAISCDRQFTVAATERAYELTGLENPNSVSQLKDWLSDRGVEVESLSKKNVKELVDETDGEVEEALKLRLLMAKTSVRKYEAIERAVCSDDRVHGLFQFYGANRTGRFSGRLIQFQNLPQNHLKDLKLARDLVIEGRFDDLQMLFGNTPGVLSELIRTAFIPKEGHRFIVADFSAIEARVLSWLAGEKWRLEVFQSHGKIYEASAAQMFHVPIDEITKGSPLRQKGKISELACGYGGGVGALKAMGALEMGVEEHELQGLINNWRTANPRIVKFWWDVDKAAITAVKERTKTSTHGICFTYKSGMLFVTLPSRRDLVYVKPKLKLNKFGREGLTYEGIGITKKWERIETYGPKIVENIVQAASRDLLAEAMLRLDKRGFAIVAHVHDEVICEVPMDESSVEEVCSIMSESPKWSEGLPLDADGYECAFYKKD